The Leucobacter sp. UCMA 4100 genome window below encodes:
- a CDS encoding alternate-type signal peptide domain-containing protein, with product MKKSTTGFIAGAAGAALLLGGSTFALWSDSVQAPGGEIQSGNLEVAVTGSQWNDISAGSDTGREITLADFKVVPGDTIEGSFDVDLALQGDNLAAELRLAGGQAFSGALAAGLINVSYSVEDAAGNEVLSGNSSGVNLDLVSLKNRAPGNAVAVPASIDGTADLTVKVAVTFNAETKDRDLVEAAAALETSAIELVQVRQ from the coding sequence ATGAAAAAATCAACAACCGGTTTTATCGCCGGGGCCGCCGGTGCAGCGCTTCTTCTTGGCGGCTCAACCTTCGCGCTCTGGAGCGACAGCGTCCAGGCCCCGGGTGGCGAGATTCAGTCGGGCAACCTCGAGGTTGCTGTCACCGGCTCACAGTGGAACGACATCTCAGCAGGTAGCGACACGGGGCGCGAGATTACCCTCGCTGACTTTAAGGTCGTTCCGGGCGACACCATCGAGGGATCATTCGATGTTGATCTCGCGCTGCAGGGTGACAACCTCGCAGCAGAGCTGCGCCTTGCAGGCGGGCAGGCATTCAGTGGTGCGCTCGCCGCGGGGCTCATCAACGTGAGCTACTCGGTTGAAGATGCGGCGGGCAACGAGGTGCTTTCGGGCAACAGCTCGGGCGTTAACCTCGACCTCGTCTCGCTGAAGAACCGGGCGCCGGGCAACGCGGTTGCGGTTCCTGCATCGATCGATGGCACTGCAGACCTCACGGTCAAGGTAGCCGTGACGTTCAACGCAGAGACCAAAGATCGCGATCTCGTAGAGGCAGCAGCCGCACTCGAGACTTCGGCGATCGAGCTCGTGCAGGTTCGTCAGTAG
- a CDS encoding PadR family transcriptional regulator, whose amino-acid sequence MALKHAILAALLDGEASGYDLAKGFDASVANFWTTTPQQLYRELDSMCAAGLIEADLVVQSGRPNKRLYSITDAGLAVLQGFAATAPKPSAIRDDLLVLVQASDVAPSDAVMSTLATRGEAAHVKLRLYLKRRDHLLNGLPEREYLAQAERVGPYLTLMRGIAFEQENIAWCERAIDALKARAAREPAGQ is encoded by the coding sequence ATGGCCCTTAAACACGCGATTCTGGCGGCGCTCCTCGACGGCGAAGCATCTGGGTACGACCTCGCCAAGGGCTTCGACGCCTCGGTCGCAAACTTTTGGACGACGACCCCGCAGCAGCTCTACCGCGAGCTCGACTCAATGTGCGCCGCGGGGCTTATTGAGGCCGACCTCGTGGTGCAGAGCGGCCGCCCCAACAAGCGGCTCTACTCGATCACCGACGCTGGCCTTGCCGTATTGCAAGGCTTCGCCGCAACAGCACCGAAGCCGAGCGCCATTCGCGACGACCTTCTCGTACTCGTGCAGGCCTCAGACGTCGCCCCGAGCGACGCGGTGATGAGCACGCTTGCCACTCGGGGTGAGGCGGCGCACGTCAAGCTGCGCCTCTACCTCAAGCGGCGCGATCACCTGCTGAACGGCCTGCCCGAGCGTGAGTACCTCGCGCAGGCGGAGCGCGTCGGCCCGTACCTCACGCTCATGCGGGGCATCGCCTTCGAGCAGGAAAATATCGCCTGGTGCGAGCGTGCGATCGACGCGCTTAAGGCTCGCGCGGCACGGGAGCCGGCGGGGCAGTGA
- a CDS encoding long-chain-fatty-acid--CoA ligase, translating into MLNLATVLEDSAQNYPDRTALVIGETRLTFAEVNAAANQVASLLVSRGIEPGDRVALAAPNIPWFPIFYYGILKSGAITVPLNILLRSHEIEYHLRDSGAKALIAFEGTAELHMGEQAREAFDRVDACEHFFVIAAPATAQGSAPLAELADTIPHALNGMPPVFETKSTEFDDTAVILYTSGTTGQPKGAELSHGNMMLNALTAHRRYGSGEACDTHLIGLPLFHSFAQTLQLNTAFVSGATVVLMPRFDPAEVLRLFKQERVTHFAGVPTMFQTLVATAQQTNLDLIEAVSHLKFVLSGGAALPVEVIEQVRLVLGVQVLDGYGLSETSPAAALTPPGGVTKPGSIGRPIWGVQMKLIDDDWNEIEAGPEAIGEIAVKGHPVMKGYFGKPEATQEVLRDGWFRTGDLARQDEDGYYFIVDRAKDLIIRGGYNVYPRELEEALLTHPAVAMAAVVGVAHDTLGEEIKAVLVARDGESIDHDELIAWGRERFAGYKYPRIIEVRESLPLTSTGKILKRMLVDA; encoded by the coding sequence ATGCTCAATCTAGCCACGGTTCTCGAAGATTCGGCCCAAAACTACCCAGACCGCACAGCCCTGGTGATCGGCGAGACGCGACTCACCTTTGCCGAGGTCAACGCCGCGGCAAACCAGGTCGCCTCACTGCTCGTGAGTCGCGGCATTGAGCCGGGTGACCGCGTCGCGCTCGCTGCGCCGAACATTCCGTGGTTTCCCATCTTCTACTACGGCATTCTCAAGAGCGGAGCGATCACGGTGCCGCTCAACATTCTCTTGCGCAGCCACGAAATCGAATACCACCTGCGCGACAGCGGGGCCAAAGCCCTCATCGCGTTCGAGGGCACCGCTGAGCTACACATGGGCGAGCAGGCACGCGAGGCATTCGACCGCGTCGACGCATGCGAGCACTTCTTCGTCATCGCGGCGCCGGCAACAGCACAAGGCTCAGCGCCTCTCGCCGAGCTCGCAGACACCATTCCCCATGCACTCAACGGTATGCCGCCCGTGTTTGAAACGAAGAGCACCGAGTTCGACGACACCGCGGTGATTCTCTACACCTCGGGCACCACGGGCCAGCCAAAGGGAGCCGAGCTCAGCCACGGCAACATGATGCTCAACGCCCTCACCGCGCACCGCCGGTACGGCAGCGGCGAGGCCTGCGACACACACCTCATCGGGCTCCCGCTCTTTCACTCATTCGCGCAGACCCTCCAGCTCAACACCGCGTTCGTGAGTGGCGCGACCGTCGTACTCATGCCAAGGTTTGACCCGGCCGAGGTGTTGCGGCTTTTCAAGCAAGAGCGCGTGACTCACTTCGCGGGGGTGCCGACCATGTTTCAAACCCTCGTCGCCACCGCACAGCAGACGAATCTCGACCTCATCGAGGCGGTCAGCCACCTGAAATTCGTTCTCTCGGGAGGCGCAGCGCTTCCCGTCGAGGTCATCGAGCAGGTGCGGCTTGTGCTCGGCGTGCAGGTACTCGATGGCTACGGGCTCTCAGAGACCTCACCCGCCGCGGCGCTCACGCCGCCAGGAGGGGTGACGAAGCCGGGGTCGATCGGCCGCCCGATCTGGGGCGTGCAGATGAAGCTCATCGACGACGACTGGAACGAGATCGAGGCGGGCCCCGAGGCGATCGGCGAAATCGCGGTTAAGGGCCACCCCGTCATGAAGGGATACTTCGGCAAGCCCGAGGCCACCCAAGAGGTCCTGCGCGACGGCTGGTTTCGTACGGGTGACCTCGCACGCCAAGACGAAGATGGGTACTACTTCATTGTCGACCGCGCAAAGGATCTCATCATTCGGGGCGGCTACAACGTCTACCCCAGAGAGCTCGAGGAAGCCTTGCTCACGCACCCGGCGGTCGCGATGGCCGCGGTTGTCGGCGTCGCACACGACACCCTGGGCGAAGAGATCAAGGCCGTGCTCGTCGCCCGCGACGGCGAGAGCATCGATCATGACGAGTTGATCGCGTGGGGGCGCGAGCGCTTCGCCGGCTATAAATACCCACGCATTATCGAGGTGCGCGAGAGCCTCCCGCTCACCTCGACCGGCAAGATCCTCAAGCGCATGCTCGTAGACGCATAA
- a CDS encoding TetR/AcrR family transcriptional regulator, whose amino-acid sequence MTATSRQRAVREDHLRNHERLLEAAITLFDEEGPTAPLHRIAKRAGVSEASLYRHFSGRDELVYRVYDRHATMLEEIAVDAFEQHAAEAAAVRLEQLCTALITTMVRHPSYTALTLWVLRTHPPRAIGEAFVNAVRALAQSCRDEGALATDITPGDIIALTVMVASTAPLQPLMGDGSWHRLLEIGLRGFTPQAARAAEPTGAEHVN is encoded by the coding sequence ATGACCGCAACCTCCCGACAACGGGCCGTTCGTGAAGATCACCTGCGCAACCATGAGCGATTGCTCGAGGCCGCGATCACGCTATTCGACGAAGAAGGCCCGACCGCTCCACTGCACCGCATTGCAAAACGTGCCGGGGTGAGCGAGGCCAGCCTCTACCGCCACTTCTCGGGGCGCGACGAGCTCGTGTACCGAGTCTATGATCGGCACGCCACAATGCTCGAAGAGATCGCGGTTGACGCGTTCGAACAGCACGCAGCCGAGGCCGCAGCGGTCAGACTAGAGCAGCTCTGCACCGCACTCATCACCACCATGGTGCGCCACCCGAGCTATACGGCACTCACGCTCTGGGTGCTCCGAACGCACCCTCCCAGAGCCATCGGCGAGGCCTTCGTGAACGCGGTGAGAGCACTCGCTCAGAGCTGTCGCGACGAAGGGGCGCTCGCAACCGACATCACCCCCGGCGACATCATCGCCCTCACCGTCATGGTCGCCTCGACCGCGCCACTACAGCCACTCATGGGCGATGGCTCGTGGCACCGACTGCTCGAAATTGGTCTGAGAGGGTTCACCCCTCAGGCGGCAAGGGCGGCCGAGCCGACGGGGGCCGAACACGTAAACTAG
- a CDS encoding LuxR C-terminal-related transcriptional regulator, protein MNTKRAREAEIYLDAARASDGGLLLLFGESGTGKTFFLSRLREAAETAAVGPIHAAAADEFESEIPYSFIERLISTTPAARSTIDPSRSQVEIARQVLLALSGHPQGTIRTVLLDDVHWVDAASERVLRYVAPRLVSQGVFLVCSARPQPGVETLAWHLSDEAQLHANWRTIEFTKLSVSDIREMALERFGTGISAKTAERIQTVTDGSFSRVSSMFDGLSPEEIQGLHLRSDLPARLYQQHDGEQRLLPDYQVLGDGGRLAVEIVALAAETIDSATVSHVAETLGDPIDAAEAVRQGLLVEVDFGDRLAAAHPLLTASVIENLSESRAQAILHALASRSQGHRSLMFELRAATALTPELEARVRADVDASLNQGDLAFVGETLRRCLELTTGDARDEVLIDLTLHYLQHKAGFLVLDLLPEVEALPATPLRECIAILLRVYRFEDQVPRERIDALLGVDDASPEMRTIQAFVSFLAVIAIMRSRDAEGLLEFIPRAKELWALAPESPDELSDGRITWMVAPREYELILDGYSLVPLMIEARAEHLAALLPQAIERAKALRPSEHKIDAIVSLVGTLISLNELDTAYELAREGYDLLAGRPRPWAGGGMRITYAHLLALRGELAEALRVVSDAEAHAHEFLDAEVRLTLSALHAWLAAITGSEDPAPYMLGAQRLYQLHWEGYGIDLVLIAEVEIASLAGNHREVIALTEPGRYRSFTSTRHGFLTYRALSLIELARFDEAAALIEHLRGLAGVEWHETYGTIAWLEARLAESCPGGHAMWAEVDALYRTAAETTELPLYRARTLRDHGQALASHGEPGKAAPIIAEARRIFTALGTGPDLEALETLERRLRDALHTQEAAAAMSLTPREREIAELIANGGSTSDIAQTLVISPATVRFHVSNVLAKLGLTSRGEIAHALRGPVR, encoded by the coding sequence ATGAACACGAAACGGGCACGCGAGGCCGAGATTTACCTTGATGCCGCGCGCGCGAGCGACGGCGGCCTCCTCCTCCTTTTCGGCGAAAGCGGCACCGGCAAAACGTTCTTCTTAAGCAGACTTCGCGAGGCAGCCGAGACTGCGGCCGTCGGCCCTATTCACGCCGCGGCGGCCGACGAGTTCGAGAGCGAAATACCGTACAGCTTCATCGAACGCCTTATCAGCACGACCCCAGCTGCCCGCAGCACCATCGACCCCTCGCGCTCGCAAGTCGAGATCGCGAGGCAGGTGCTGCTGGCGCTCTCGGGGCACCCGCAGGGCACGATCCGCACCGTTCTTCTCGACGACGTACACTGGGTCGACGCCGCGTCAGAGCGGGTGCTGCGCTACGTCGCGCCTCGGCTCGTCAGCCAGGGCGTATTTCTCGTGTGCTCTGCCAGACCGCAGCCGGGCGTCGAAACGCTCGCATGGCACCTGAGTGATGAAGCGCAATTGCACGCCAACTGGCGCACCATCGAATTCACGAAACTCTCGGTCAGCGATATTCGCGAGATGGCCCTCGAACGCTTTGGCACGGGCATCTCGGCGAAGACCGCAGAGCGCATTCAAACCGTCACCGATGGATCGTTCTCGCGGGTGAGCTCGATGTTCGATGGGCTCAGCCCCGAAGAGATTCAGGGCCTTCACCTGCGCTCTGACCTACCCGCGAGGCTCTACCAACAGCACGACGGCGAGCAGCGCCTCCTGCCCGACTACCAGGTGCTCGGTGACGGGGGCAGGCTCGCGGTCGAGATCGTCGCGCTCGCCGCCGAAACCATCGACTCAGCGACCGTTTCGCACGTGGCCGAAACGCTCGGCGACCCGATTGACGCCGCTGAAGCCGTGCGGCAGGGGCTCCTCGTCGAGGTTGACTTTGGCGACAGGCTCGCGGCCGCGCACCCGCTGCTCACCGCGTCGGTGATCGAGAACCTCAGCGAAAGCCGCGCGCAGGCAATACTGCACGCCCTCGCGAGCCGCAGCCAGGGGCACCGATCACTCATGTTCGAGTTGCGTGCCGCAACCGCGCTCACGCCCGAACTCGAGGCGAGGGTGCGCGCCGATGTCGACGCCTCCCTCAACCAAGGCGACCTCGCCTTCGTCGGCGAAACACTCAGGCGATGCCTCGAACTCACGACGGGCGACGCCCGCGACGAAGTACTCATCGACCTCACGCTGCACTACCTGCAGCACAAGGCGGGCTTTCTCGTGCTTGACCTCTTGCCCGAGGTCGAGGCACTGCCAGCAACGCCACTGCGCGAGTGCATCGCGATCTTGTTGCGCGTGTACCGCTTCGAAGACCAGGTGCCGAGGGAACGCATCGACGCGCTGCTCGGGGTCGATGACGCCTCACCCGAGATGCGCACGATCCAAGCCTTCGTCTCGTTTCTTGCGGTCATCGCCATCATGCGAAGCCGCGACGCCGAGGGCCTTCTCGAATTCATTCCCCGAGCAAAAGAGCTCTGGGCACTCGCCCCCGAGTCGCCCGATGAGCTCAGTGACGGGCGCATCACGTGGATGGTCGCCCCACGAGAGTACGAGCTCATCCTCGACGGCTACTCGCTCGTGCCACTCATGATCGAGGCGCGCGCCGAGCACCTCGCCGCACTCCTGCCACAGGCCATCGAACGTGCCAAAGCGCTCCGACCGAGCGAGCACAAGATCGACGCGATCGTCTCGCTCGTGGGCACCCTTATTTCGTTGAACGAACTCGACACCGCATACGAACTCGCTCGCGAGGGCTACGACCTTCTCGCCGGGAGACCGCGCCCATGGGCGGGTGGCGGCATGCGCATCACCTACGCGCATCTACTCGCACTCAGGGGTGAGCTCGCCGAGGCGCTTCGTGTCGTGAGTGACGCCGAAGCACACGCCCACGAGTTTCTCGACGCAGAGGTGCGGCTTACGCTCTCGGCCTTGCACGCATGGCTCGCTGCCATCACCGGTTCCGAAGACCCCGCCCCGTACATGCTCGGGGCGCAGCGGCTCTACCAGCTGCACTGGGAGGGGTACGGAATCGACCTCGTGCTCATCGCCGAGGTCGAAATTGCCTCGCTCGCGGGCAACCATCGCGAGGTCATCGCGCTCACCGAGCCGGGTCGCTACCGCTCGTTCACCTCGACGAGGCACGGCTTTCTCACCTACCGAGCGCTCTCGCTCATCGAACTCGCCCGCTTCGACGAGGCCGCAGCACTCATCGAGCACCTGCGGGGCCTCGCCGGGGTCGAGTGGCACGAGACCTACGGAACGATCGCCTGGCTCGAAGCTCGCCTTGCCGAGTCATGCCCGGGAGGCCACGCAATGTGGGCCGAGGTCGATGCGCTGTATCGCACCGCCGCCGAGACCACCGAGCTGCCGCTCTACCGGGCACGCACCCTCCGCGACCACGGCCAGGCCCTCGCCTCTCATGGAGAGCCCGGCAAAGCCGCCCCGATCATTGCCGAAGCGAGGCGGATCTTCACCGCGCTCGGCACCGGACCCGATCTCGAAGCGCTCGAAACCCTGGAACGTCGCTTACGCGACGCTCTGCATACGCAAGAAGCCGCCGCGGCTATGAGCTTGACCCCTCGCGAACGCGAGATTGCCGAGCTCATCGCCAACGGCGGCTCAACGAGCGACATTGCTCAGACGCTCGTGATCTCACCCGCAACGGTGAGGTTTCACGTGTCAAACGTTCTCGCGAAGCTCGGGCTCACCTCGAGGGGCGAGATCGCGCACGCGCTTCGCGGCCCGGTTAGGTAA
- a CDS encoding signal peptidase I, translating to MATKSVREQEPGVWRSMLKGIGFGMLVLCLGIALAIGVVPRALGGAALTVLTGSMQPTYAPGDMVVATPQEQYAIGDVVVFQPVSGDPTLVTHRVVAVRASADGAQYVTRGDANTRDDDPIVAAQVMGKVRYHVPYIGHLASFLGQHRLTLLYGAGALLFGYGAVTLSLAAASKRRNAGPDELAQQEDDIALARDPQHFGG from the coding sequence ATGGCAACGAAGAGCGTGAGAGAGCAGGAGCCCGGCGTGTGGCGTTCGATGCTGAAAGGCATCGGTTTCGGCATGCTCGTACTCTGCCTCGGCATTGCTCTCGCGATAGGGGTCGTGCCGCGTGCGCTCGGCGGCGCCGCACTGACGGTGCTCACCGGTTCGATGCAACCGACGTATGCTCCTGGAGACATGGTGGTTGCCACGCCTCAGGAGCAGTATGCCATTGGCGACGTTGTCGTGTTTCAGCCGGTGTCAGGCGATCCAACCCTCGTGACGCACCGTGTTGTTGCGGTGCGTGCGAGTGCTGATGGGGCGCAATACGTGACTCGGGGCGACGCCAACACCCGAGATGACGATCCCATTGTGGCGGCTCAGGTTATGGGCAAAGTGCGGTACCACGTACCGTACATCGGTCACCTTGCCTCGTTCCTCGGGCAACACCGGCTCACGCTGCTGTACGGTGCTGGCGCGCTGCTCTTCGGCTATGGAGCCGTCACACTCAGTCTCGCAGCCGCGAGTAAGCGCCGCAATGCCGGCCCTGACGAACTCGCCCAGCAAGAAGACGACATCGCGCTTGCGCGCGATCCACAACATTTTGGAGGATGA
- a CDS encoding HAD-IC family P-type ATPase, protein MHVSEPQQGTPAEPGDPSRSLTDAHPLTNDEVRDRVERGETNTIESKTSRSFGDIFRANVFTRVNIIYAVLFALVMGTGHFIDGLFGFIIIVNSTVGMVQEIRAKRTLDRLALLGKSPARVERADGVQEIAPEEIVLGDIVLLAAGDQIPVDGTVIDEVGLELDESLLTGESDAVQGHPGFAVLSGSFVAAGSGRFVTTAVGANAYATKLTNEASVFKKPASQLREGIDQILKYITWILVPVGALSIWNQLAGGQEWRDAIRGLVAALVPMIPEGLVLMTSVAMAVGVIRLGKHQCLVQDLPAIEQLARVDIVCTDKTGTLTEDGMRVSRIETAADAPGTHSANDTVETVLSTIGAIEEKPNSSMAAILEHLGHIAPLEAAQQIAFSSARKWAGVELAAPVPLPAEGKNPEREGLSWFLGAPDILLPEGDAAHAHAAVLAEEGLRVLALVSAPASIEHEQLPQNITAEALVVLDQRLRAEAPGTIDFFTKQRVSLKVISGDNAAAVGAIAEQVGVPHGRDAVDARTLDPESESFGSEVAHHTTFGRVTPDQKRSIVHALQEEGHVVAMTGDGVNDVLALKDADVGVAMGSGSPAARAVSRIVLLDNSFATLPHVVAEGRRVIGNIERVATLFLTKTLYSALLALLVALIAVPYPFLPRHITLIAWFTIGIPSFFLALAPNAARAQDGFVRRVLSEAVPGGIGASLAAFGAYVTARQVFGVSDATRVMNSSTSFLALIIVAFFVLAMVARPFRLWKVGLVGTMIGCLLAIMITPLGSLVFDIELGDWRAILIALGFGVAGIATRSLIWRGMRRFVPPTR, encoded by the coding sequence ATGCACGTCTCAGAACCGCAGCAGGGCACCCCGGCCGAGCCCGGTGATCCATCTCGGTCGCTCACCGATGCCCACCCGCTCACGAACGACGAGGTGCGTGACCGCGTCGAGCGCGGCGAGACGAACACCATCGAGTCAAAAACGAGCCGGAGCTTCGGCGACATCTTTCGGGCGAATGTCTTCACGCGGGTCAACATAATCTATGCGGTGCTTTTTGCGCTCGTCATGGGAACCGGGCACTTCATCGATGGGCTCTTCGGGTTCATCATCATCGTTAATAGCACCGTCGGTATGGTGCAAGAGATTCGGGCAAAGCGCACGCTCGACCGCCTCGCGCTCTTAGGCAAGAGCCCCGCCCGCGTCGAACGGGCCGACGGTGTTCAGGAGATCGCCCCAGAAGAGATCGTTTTGGGCGATATCGTGCTCCTCGCCGCTGGCGACCAGATTCCCGTCGATGGCACCGTCATCGACGAGGTGGGCCTCGAGCTTGACGAGTCGCTCCTCACGGGCGAGTCAGACGCGGTGCAGGGGCACCCGGGGTTCGCGGTGCTCTCGGGCAGCTTCGTTGCCGCCGGTTCGGGCCGCTTCGTCACGACCGCCGTGGGTGCTAACGCCTACGCCACAAAGCTCACAAATGAGGCGAGCGTTTTCAAGAAGCCCGCCTCGCAACTGCGCGAGGGCATCGACCAGATTCTCAAATACATCACGTGGATCCTCGTTCCCGTCGGCGCACTTTCTATCTGGAACCAGCTTGCCGGTGGCCAGGAATGGCGCGACGCGATTCGCGGGCTGGTGGCAGCCCTCGTGCCGATGATTCCCGAGGGCCTCGTACTCATGACGAGCGTTGCCATGGCCGTTGGCGTTATTCGCCTGGGCAAGCACCAGTGCCTCGTGCAAGACCTTCCCGCAATCGAGCAGCTCGCTCGTGTCGACATCGTATGCACCGACAAGACCGGCACCCTCACCGAGGACGGGATGCGGGTGAGTCGCATCGAAACCGCTGCCGATGCCCCTGGGACCCACAGCGCCAATGACACCGTCGAGACCGTGCTGTCGACCATCGGCGCCATCGAAGAAAAACCCAACAGTAGCATGGCCGCCATTCTCGAGCACCTGGGCCACATCGCCCCGCTCGAGGCTGCACAACAGATCGCGTTTTCATCGGCGCGCAAGTGGGCGGGCGTCGAACTCGCGGCCCCCGTGCCATTGCCCGCTGAGGGCAAGAACCCCGAGCGTGAGGGGCTCAGCTGGTTTCTTGGCGCCCCCGACATCCTCCTGCCCGAGGGCGACGCAGCCCACGCTCACGCGGCGGTTCTCGCCGAAGAGGGACTCAGGGTACTGGCGCTTGTCTCGGCGCCCGCCTCGATTGAACACGAGCAGCTGCCGCAGAACATCACCGCCGAGGCACTCGTGGTTCTTGACCAACGATTGCGCGCTGAGGCTCCGGGAACCATTGACTTTTTCACGAAGCAGCGGGTCTCGCTCAAGGTCATCTCGGGCGACAATGCGGCAGCGGTCGGCGCAATCGCCGAGCAGGTTGGTGTGCCCCACGGCCGTGACGCCGTCGACGCCCGCACCCTCGACCCTGAGTCAGAGAGCTTCGGCAGCGAGGTCGCACACCACACGACCTTCGGCAGGGTCACGCCCGACCAGAAACGCTCGATCGTGCACGCGCTCCAAGAAGAGGGACACGTCGTCGCCATGACCGGTGACGGCGTGAACGATGTGCTCGCGCTCAAAGATGCCGACGTGGGCGTCGCGATGGGCTCGGGATCGCCAGCAGCCCGAGCGGTCTCACGCATCGTGTTGCTCGACAACTCGTTTGCGACCCTGCCACACGTCGTCGCCGAGGGCCGCAGGGTCATCGGCAACATCGAGCGCGTGGCGACGCTCTTTCTCACGAAGACCCTCTACTCGGCTTTACTCGCACTGCTCGTCGCACTCATTGCGGTGCCCTACCCGTTCCTGCCTCGCCACATCACCCTGATCGCCTGGTTTACCATCGGCATCCCCTCCTTCTTCCTTGCCCTTGCCCCGAACGCGGCACGGGCACAAGACGGTTTCGTGCGCAGGGTGCTGAGCGAGGCGGTGCCCGGCGGCATCGGCGCCTCACTCGCGGCCTTTGGCGCCTATGTCACCGCACGTCAGGTGTTCGGCGTCAGCGACGCGACACGGGTCATGAACTCGTCAACCTCGTTTCTCGCCCTCATCATCGTCGCGTTCTTCGTGCTCGCAATGGTTGCGCGCCCCTTCCGGCTCTGGAAGGTGGGCCTCGTCGGCACTATGATCGGCTGCTTACTCGCGATCATGATCACGCCGCTCGGCAGCCTCGTCTTTGATATCGAGCTGGGCGACTGGCGAGCCATTCTCATCGCCCTGGGCTTTGGCGTCGCAGGCATTGCAACCCGCTCGCTCATCTGGCGCGGCATGCGGCGTTTCGTACCACCCACCCGCTAG